GCATCGCGAAATCGAGTTTCGGTTTGTGAGGTCGGAGGATCACCTTTCTTCCATGCAAACATGTATCTTCATCTTCAAATTGAGCAGGTAAATACTTCAACTCTGAAAAAGCTTGCATCAATTTTGAGCAGCACATTCTCATGAATTAAGGCAACTTTATTCATGACACTAGAGATTGAGCAAGAAGCAAAACCGGTAATTATGCAAAGCCTCAAACAATATCCCTTTTGAGGTGGAGAATCTCAATTGATCAATATGAAGCAGAAGCGTGGTGGCTTTTTCACCAAATGCAAGCTCATAAAACAATTTAACAAAGATTTTTCAGCAAGTTAttttcagcaagtaaaatcattaGTTTCATGCTAAAGGTACAAGATGACAACTCAACAAGCAGGCAAGAAAGAGCAACTGTACTACCAAAAGAAACAAAAGATGATTTCCTGTCACTTCTCGGTGATATGGAAGACAATAGATACCCAATTTACATGACAGGTAGTCCTGGAATAATTTGAATACTTTTCATCTTCAATAGTTCTATACTTAACATTCGCTATATTTTTAGGTCCAACCCTTTACACCCTATGCACGGCTCTGATAGATCTGGATGACCAAACGCTAACAATTATTGAGGGAAATCCAAAGAATGGGAAAGTTTCCTACGTCTTCTCCATGTAAAGAAGGAAAGTTGAAGACATCGCCGTAAGTGCTGCCGGCAGCCACTACACTGGTTTTCCCTGTGAAAATAACTTGTATATGGAGCTCCTATACAGGTTCATAAAGGCCCAATACATGGCCATCCAGACATCGCATGGCCGCAACCTGATAAAAACAATATGTATGATGTCTGTATGCCTATTATAATTAGACACAAAGATTTTTGTACATGTCTAGACATTAAGCTGATTACCTTTCCATGGATTTCATACTTGATTGGGCCATCTAGTTCAGCACCCAGGGCCATTAGTTTTGCCACTGTACTATTAATATCAGTCACCGTAAATGATAGCATGGAAGAATATCCCTTCTGCACAATATGGTCACTGTAGAAGTACGTTAGAAGCTGGTAGAAAGCAGAGCTGTGCAAGCATATGCCAATGCAAATGatagaaaattataattaattctcTGTAAATGATTATACGTGTGGCCTAATCAACCTCATTAGCATAATCTACGCAACTATTGACAAAGCTTATGTTGGCTAATTCATATAGTTTCCATTATACATGGATCTCAAAATCCCCATGAAATTCATTAAAGCTCAATTTTGCATTAACAATATAATCCACCTCCCACTCTCAGGCTCTCCTAATACTTGCATTCtccacatatttatatatatatgcgcGTTTACTCGAAAGAACAAAATGCAAATTGCTTATACGCCACTTTGCTGGTGGCATCACATTGCCAACCATACATTGAAATCCCAAAGATCTGAACTTCAACTATTCAAGGCATGCCTAACATCTATAATTGTCCCACGGATCCCTGTAAATGACAGTTTGTTTTCCACAAAGAACAAATATTACTTCCAAAGGGCCAAGGAAATGATGTAGATGGCAGTCATCTAAATTACCAATCATGCGGCAGGCAATTAAGAATGGAAATTTTAAGGGAAGGGGAGGGCTACCATGGTGTACAAACAGTGCCTAGCGCCTCCTGCTATGTTCTCTGTTCTTGTAGACAAATGATCAAATAAAAACAAGACATTGTACAAACGGAGCACAGGAGAGGGTATTACTTGGGAGACTGCATGAGGGCGAGTTTAAGAGAGGCGGATTGAAGTTCGGCCCAGCGAAGAGTGCACACATTTACTGTGAAATCCAATCCTTCGGAGTAGAAACGAGCTGCTCTAGGCACGTCCTTGTGTAGCTGCAACAGCCACCTAAAAGAAGCCGCGGccatctctctccctctctacgCGGCTTTCACTCGCTGATTCCCTCTGGTTCCTCCTTGCTTTTGCCTTTTGGGCTTGTGGAAGAGAAGCGGGGAGGGATTTTGAGAGACAAGGTATCGGTCAGGGGCAGACCTAATATTTTAGAGCGCAGCGATCAAAAGCTCCAAAGTCCAAGCCCAATAACTTGTTCCAACTGTCGGAGATTGTCCGCGATGTCAACTGGACAATGCGAAAACCTACTGGATGAGCGCAAGAAATTAgtaaaactctttttttttttcgacaTTAAAGATATATTTGCATAatgattttatttcattaaaattatttatattattaaaataaataattttaaaataatcccAGTAAGtcgaattttaataattttgattgataatgataataataataatccaaCATCAACTAACACAGcttaaacaaacaaaaaaaactatcaataaattttaatttattattattatagtcatttttaaataaaaaatcttaattagagctaattataaaaaaatctcctTAGATAAATTTTTGTTTATTGCTTTCGCTCCATGTTATAAAAATGCTAAGAATACGAAATAAGAAacattatttttacttttttcgagagaaaaaaaggttatttttatcaaaaatccaTTAGCACTCGGGTaataatatacatataattactataaaaaaaaattatatacatatataaatattgtCATGTACTGCAATCATTATCAACTGGTTGCCAATGGACTGATTAATTTTTCGGCCAATCACACAACGACAGATCGTTGGCTAAAGGGACAAATTAAATAGAGCACATTCCGTGTGAGTTTTGACAGCCGTttacaataaattaaaactttcgcATTTGTTTCCGCAGAATGCAGTTCACCATCTATCTATTTATCCAATATGAATGATGGGCATTTTCAGCTGCCACTCCACATCTCAACGAGCTTGCTTTTCCAGCAAACACAGCCAGACATTAAGTTACAAACTAGGGGATGAATATATAGTGCATAGAGAATTCAGCCGATAACAAACCTAGAAAATTACTCTAAATTGCTATGCGTCTTGAAATTTGTCTCATCCCTGCAGCTATGCAGCAGTATTACACTCACATACAgaattgaatttcaaattacaaaAGATGAAAATAAAGCTGTATTTGAAGATGCAGCAACAACATTCATACTCAAGATAGCTGTGGTCAAATATTCACAAAAAATGAGTTCCTGAACACCGGATAAGACAAAAGAGCCAATCCCATATGCCAAAAGGAGCTCTGAACACTTAAAGCTGGTTTCTGAACAGCTTAAGAGGAACCTCTGAATATTTTTAAACGTGAACGTGGTCCCTTTGATCGTGCTTCAAGAAGCTTTGCCTTCAAAgtattttccttcaaggttggaGGCACTTTTGTAGAAGACTCGGCTACATCAAGATCTGGGGTTGTAAGTTTTGCCATCCACTGTCTAACTGGACTAGCATTTCTCTGGGCTGGGTAACTGCAGGATGCCTCACCTGCATCATTCTCATGATGCAGGTTCCGAGCTTCTGATGATGAGATATGACTTTTTATCAAGTTATCAATCACATAATTTGGATTCATCCCATGGATCTCATCAACTTTATTCTTTCTCTCAAGGCTGCCACCTTCATTAGCATCATAATTTTCAGACTTCTGGGAAACACTCATTTCATTTGCATTCCCTTCTCCTGTTTTTAACTCTTCTGTGTCAACCACCTGAGACTTCTTGTTTCCATTAGTTGCCATTGCCCAGGCCATCTGTTCTTCGAATTTGACTTGCAAGCTTGATGGACTTTGACGTCTAATTCTTTCACGAGATGCAAACTTCTTCAATTGACTATAATTGACAGTATCATCAATGTGTCCATCTCCAGCATCGTCTCCATGCACGTTAAATTCACCATTACTTGGTTTGTTAAGCTCAAAACAATGTGAATCACTACTTGCAGAATCCTCTTCATCACCGACATCCTGAGGTGCGCTCACAACCTCATTCAGAGGGACAGATTCTATGGAATTCCGCCGCTCCCTTGGCAACTTTTTGTCAGTAATTCTAGAATTGGACATCCACTTAGCTTTAAGGAACGTCTCTATTTCAAAGCCTAACTTTTCCACTATTGAATTGTTTTCAGCAAAACCATGTTGAGCTTCCTCTAGCCTCATCTGCATCCGTTcatccagccatgactcagatATATGGAGAATTAAATGATCACAATCAGCCCTTCCAACCCAATCCTTGTCAGATTTTGGCTTCAGAACATGCACTTCCTGTTCGTACTCTTTAATTCCCTTGGCAAACTCATCACACAAATCTTCCAACAACTTCCGtgattttctctctttttccatCTCTTTCACAGCATTAGAAAGAGAATTTTTTACCTCAGAAAGTTCACGAGCTAGTTTCCTGTGTAGGCTCTCAGATCGCTTTCTTAACTTCCTCTCATCTTCTAGCTCATCCCTAAGAGACTGAATTGCAGCATGTAAACGATCCTGTTCCTTGCTCTTTCTAACTAGTTTATCTTCTGCAATTTGTTTCATCAAATCATCTATCTCATGTCGATCTGCTTGTTGATCTCGAAGAAGCTCTTTGATCCTAACACGAGCGTGATCCAGCTCCATTTTCAATGCCTTTATCAATGACATATTAGATGCATGTTGTTCTTCCAGGCTCCAGATTCTATTTAATACTTTTAGCAGTTCAGTGGATGTTTTGAGGCTATAGTTTGACTCACCAATCCTTCCCCTAAAGTCTAATGAGCTGGTTGGTGTAACCGAAGGGTTATAAGGTGCCACCTGCATAAAAAATGCAGGTCAAAGTATGAGCACACTGACAGGctctcaagaaaaaaaaaatacaatttcaATGTAAATGGAAATGATTATCTGGCAACAATTTTTCATTCTCCACTGCTCTAGAGTTTATTAGATATGCATCATGAAAATGAAACTATTCTGTTATCATTTGTACAATAATGATGCTTTGTTTGGGGTGCAATGTTAACCTACATTACAATTCACTTGTTAATCCTGTTTATGAAGATGGGGGATTACATATTACAAGTGCAACCATTTCTCTCACTGTATGCATAGATACAAATATACAACTGTGAATAAAACATTAAGATGATAaaaaatgagagagagagagagagagagggagggagGGAGATGGTGAGTATCAGAAATATTGTACATAGACTTTTAGTTAGTCAATACAGCCATGGACAAAAAACAAGGGGTCAACACAAAGATTCCACACAATTCAGGGGATGTAGTTCCATATACTAGAAGTTGGTATAGACTAATCAGTTAGTCTCTCACTGCTTCAAGTCGATTCTACTCAATTATATATGGTCATAGAAAACCTATATTTGTTCTTCAAGAAAACTGAAAGTGGTGTGTGA
This is a stretch of genomic DNA from Manihot esculenta cultivar AM560-2 chromosome 2, M.esculenta_v8, whole genome shotgun sequence. It encodes these proteins:
- the LOC110604882 gene encoding uncharacterized protein LOC110604882 isoform X2; amino-acid sequence: MAAASFRWLLQLHKDVPRAARFYSEGLDFTVNVCTLRWAELQSASLKLALMQSPNDHIVQKGYSSMLSFTVTDINSTVAKLMALGAELDGPIKYEIHGKVAAMRCLDGHVLGLYEPV
- the LOC110604882 gene encoding uncharacterized protein LOC110604882 isoform X1 gives rise to the protein MAAASFRWLLQLHKDVPRAARFYSEGLDFTVNVCTLRWAELQSASLKLALMQSPNDHIVQKGYSSMLSFTVTDINSTVAKLMALGAELDGPIKYEIHGKVISLMSRHVQKSLCLIIIGIQTSYILFLSGCGHAMSGWPCIGPL
- the LOC110609532 gene encoding uncharacterized protein At5g41620; this translates as MRAKRGEKSGDGAAKKEESLGEKLRRGVLVGKRVGPFSCTPIRLWTSSSSPTAHFSIFINNQEEPPPASSSVPFSLNKPATVVSARKLAAALWEFQHFLPLSKMHRGAHINNLSNGAAASDPRLRRRQNRHHLFKDKGIDLSHFLADPSPSSPDQPESAGSLRRHIAASLIQHHRSIERSNRALPPVSPASYGSSMEVAPYNPSVTPTSSLDFRGRIGESNYSLKTSTELLKVLNRIWSLEEQHASNMSLIKALKMELDHARVRIKELLRDQQADRHEIDDLMKQIAEDKLVRKSKEQDRLHAAIQSLRDELEDERKLRKRSESLHRKLARELSEVKNSLSNAVKEMEKERKSRKLLEDLCDEFAKGIKEYEQEVHVLKPKSDKDWVGRADCDHLILHISESWLDERMQMRLEEAQHGFAENNSIVEKLGFEIETFLKAKWMSNSRITDKKLPRERRNSIESVPLNEVVSAPQDVGDEEDSASSDSHCFELNKPSNGEFNVHGDDAGDGHIDDTVNYSQLKKFASRERIRRQSPSSLQVKFEEQMAWAMATNGNKKSQVVDTEELKTGEGNANEMSVSQKSENYDANEGGSLERKNKVDEIHGMNPNYVIDNLIKSHISSSEARNLHHENDAGEASCSYPAQRNASPVRQWMAKLTTPDLDVAESSTKVPPTLKENTLKAKLLEARSKGPRSRLKIFRGSS